Proteins from one Pagrus major chromosome 1, Pma_NU_1.0 genomic window:
- the LOC141009633 gene encoding THAP domain-containing protein 1-like isoform X3, with protein MVRVCSFPGCFNQMKLSYRRSVTFHKLPAQDPERLQLWLIALRRDINTANVDGLRVCSEHFSPEDFKFSKGRALLKTTAVPTESQLKTEQQDTLETDKPPGQIGDTVSDVVQPGEDSLSKNTPETFTATMEKAPLQHIVDEEAILQLMKNCPMCDRKCRCTKHNRGPYFIVYQSCYFCHYQRKWANQPEALNMNINKAYTAPKRKHRLKEKYADI; from the exons aTGGTTCGAGTGTGTTCCTTTCCTGGATGCTTCAATCAAATGAAGCTTTCGTACAGGAGATCCGTGACTTTCCATAAACTACCAGCTCAGGACCCTGAAAGATTACAGCTGTGGCTGATTGCTCTTCGTCGCGATATCAACACCGCCAACGTCGATGGACTCCGGGTCTGCAGTGAACACTTTTCACCGGAGGATTTCAAATTTTCTAAAGGAAGAGCTTTGTTGAAGACTACAGCTGTGCCGACCGAGTCACAACTAAAGACAGAG cagcaggacaccTTGGAAACGGACAAACCACCAGGCCAGATCGGAGACACAG TTTCTGATGTTGTCCAGCCTGGTGAAGACAGTTtgtccaaaaatacacctgaGACGTTCACTGCAACAATGGAGAA AGCACCTCTGCAGCACATTGTTGACGAGGAGGCCATCCTGCAGCTGATGAAGAACTGCCCGATGTGCGACAGAAAGTGCCGCTGTACCAAACACAATCGAGGTCCTTACTTCATAGTCTACCAGAGCTGCTACTTCTGCCATTATCAACGCAAGTGGGCCAACCAGCCTGAAGCTCTAAACATGAACATTAATAAAGCATACACAGCGCCCAAGAGGAAACATCGGCTAAAGGAGAAG TATGCAGATATATGA
- the LOC141009633 gene encoding THAP domain-containing protein 1-like isoform X2, with product MVRVCSFPGCFNQMKLSYRRSVTFHKLPAQDPERLQLWLIALRRDINTANVDGLRVCSEHFSPEDFKFSKGRALLKTTAVPTESQLKTEQQDTLETDKPPGQIGDTVSDVVQPGEDSLSKNTPETFTATMEKAPLQHIVDEEAILQLMKNCPMCDRKCRCTKHNRGPYFIVYQSCYFCHYQRKWANQPEALNMNINKAYTAPKRKHRLKEKVCVNAKA from the exons aTGGTTCGAGTGTGTTCCTTTCCTGGATGCTTCAATCAAATGAAGCTTTCGTACAGGAGATCCGTGACTTTCCATAAACTACCAGCTCAGGACCCTGAAAGATTACAGCTGTGGCTGATTGCTCTTCGTCGCGATATCAACACCGCCAACGTCGATGGACTCCGGGTCTGCAGTGAACACTTTTCACCGGAGGATTTCAAATTTTCTAAAGGAAGAGCTTTGTTGAAGACTACAGCTGTGCCGACCGAGTCACAACTAAAGACAGAG cagcaggacaccTTGGAAACGGACAAACCACCAGGCCAGATCGGAGACACAG TTTCTGATGTTGTCCAGCCTGGTGAAGACAGTTtgtccaaaaatacacctgaGACGTTCACTGCAACAATGGAGAA AGCACCTCTGCAGCACATTGTTGACGAGGAGGCCATCCTGCAGCTGATGAAGAACTGCCCGATGTGCGACAGAAAGTGCCGCTGTACCAAACACAATCGAGGTCCTTACTTCATAGTCTACCAGAGCTGCTACTTCTGCCATTATCAACGCAAGTGGGCCAACCAGCCTGAAGCTCTAAACATGAACATTAATAAAGCATACACAGCGCCCAAGAGGAAACATCGGCTAAAGGAGAAGGTGTGTGTAAATGCCAAGGCTTAG
- the LOC141009633 gene encoding THAP domain-containing protein 1-like isoform X1 codes for MVRVCSFPGCFNQMKLSYRRSVTFHKLPAQDPERLQLWLIALRRDINTANVDGLRVCSEHFSPEDFKFSKGRALLKTTAVPTESQLKTEQQDTLETDKPPGQIGDTVSDVVQPGEDSLSKNTPETFTATMEKAPLQHIVDEEAILQLMKNCPMCDRKCRCTKHNRGPYFIVYQSCYFCHYQRKWANQPEALNMNINKAYTAPKRKHRLKEKRPIQKQSKRTRRILEKYRNKLRL; via the exons aTGGTTCGAGTGTGTTCCTTTCCTGGATGCTTCAATCAAATGAAGCTTTCGTACAGGAGATCCGTGACTTTCCATAAACTACCAGCTCAGGACCCTGAAAGATTACAGCTGTGGCTGATTGCTCTTCGTCGCGATATCAACACCGCCAACGTCGATGGACTCCGGGTCTGCAGTGAACACTTTTCACCGGAGGATTTCAAATTTTCTAAAGGAAGAGCTTTGTTGAAGACTACAGCTGTGCCGACCGAGTCACAACTAAAGACAGAG cagcaggacaccTTGGAAACGGACAAACCACCAGGCCAGATCGGAGACACAG TTTCTGATGTTGTCCAGCCTGGTGAAGACAGTTtgtccaaaaatacacctgaGACGTTCACTGCAACAATGGAGAA AGCACCTCTGCAGCACATTGTTGACGAGGAGGCCATCCTGCAGCTGATGAAGAACTGCCCGATGTGCGACAGAAAGTGCCGCTGTACCAAACACAATCGAGGTCCTTACTTCATAGTCTACCAGAGCTGCTACTTCTGCCATTATCAACGCAAGTGGGCCAACCAGCCTGAAGCTCTAAACATGAACATTAATAAAGCATACACAGCGCCCAAGAGGAAACATCGGCTAAAGGAGAAG AGGCCAATTCAAAAGCAGTCGAAGAGAACAAGGAGAATATtggaaaaatacagaaacaaattGAGGCTCTGA